One segment of Candidatus Micrarchaeum acidiphilum ARMAN-2 DNA contains the following:
- a CDS encoding Deoxyhypusine synthase, producing the protein MPRINKKELLATEVKDVKIKKDMKVSELITGMSKIGGFSAQHMVKGIKILKEMDSDSKSFNFLSFPADIISTGLRGVIAGMVKHFDAIITTGGTLDHDIARAFGGKYSLGTFNADDSELHKIGVYRLGNVFIENKEYGLKLEESFNKIMSDIYHSKDYKKEYSASELIYEFGKRIQSPDSILRQAYLHKVKVFNPGILDGAFGTQLSIFAQDHDFKLNLIKDELELSNIAFDNKVTGALMIGGGISKHHVIWWNQFKGGLDYAVYITTATQFDGSLSGARLTEAVSWGKVKEKAKYVTIDGDATIILPFMCSAINMY; encoded by the coding sequence ATGCCACGGATAAACAAAAAGGAGCTTCTTGCAACCGAAGTGAAAGATGTAAAGATAAAAAAGGACATGAAGGTGTCCGAACTGATCACAGGGATGTCTAAAATCGGAGGCTTTTCAGCCCAGCACATGGTCAAAGGCATAAAAATCCTAAAAGAGATGGACTCTGATAGCAAATCTTTCAATTTTCTGTCCTTCCCTGCTGACATAATATCAACCGGGCTCAGGGGCGTCATTGCTGGAATGGTAAAGCATTTCGATGCCATAATAACAACTGGTGGTACCCTTGACCACGACATAGCCAGGGCGTTCGGCGGCAAGTACAGCCTTGGAACGTTCAACGCAGACGATTCGGAACTCCACAAGATTGGTGTGTACAGGCTTGGCAATGTATTTATAGAGAACAAGGAATACGGCCTAAAGCTTGAGGAATCGTTCAACAAGATAATGTCCGACATATACCATTCAAAGGACTACAAAAAGGAGTATAGCGCGAGCGAACTGATATACGAGTTCGGGAAAAGAATACAATCTCCGGATTCCATACTAAGGCAGGCATACCTTCACAAAGTCAAGGTATTCAATCCTGGCATACTTGATGGCGCATTCGGGACGCAGCTTTCCATATTCGCTCAGGATCACGATTTTAAGCTCAATCTAATAAAGGACGAGCTCGAGCTGAGCAACATCGCATTTGACAACAAAGTTACTGGTGCGCTGATGATAGGTGGCGGCATAAGCAAGCACCATGTTATCTGGTGGAACCAATTCAAGGGCGGCCTGGACTATGCTGTATACATAACCACTGCAACACAGTTTGACGGCAGCCTTTCCGGTGCCCGCCTTACTGAAGCCGTATCATGGGGCAAAGTGAAAGAGAAAGCAAAGTACGTGACAATAGACGGCGATGCAACAATAATACTGCCCTTCATGTGCAGTGCCATAAATATGTACTGA
- a CDS encoding cell division protein FtsZ produces MVIMEQTASVDDEDILRFIENAKPKIYVVGTGGSGSNTISRLSELGVDGATLIAMNTDAPHLIKTRAERKLLLGKKATKGLGAGSDIKVGEEAAIESKDEIRHMLGDANLVLVTCGLGGGTGTGSVATITHEAREAGAISVAIVTLPFSSEGRTRMRNALEGLSRLKKVADTVIVIHNDKLLSVAPDLPLNMAFRVSDEILANATKGIVEMVTKPGMVNIDFADLKMVLKDSGYAVIGSGEGMATKLVPNRALVALENAIKSPMLDVALDNGKKALINIVGGESLTLREAEAVFQELSSRISPDALLKWGARIDTDMQKDVLKVMIVVSGVDFKEYSEKNIEKEIKDMKDFDLDTVFG; encoded by the coding sequence ATGGTAATTATGGAGCAAACAGCGAGTGTTGATGACGAGGACATATTAAGATTTATTGAAAATGCAAAACCGAAGATTTATGTTGTTGGTACTGGTGGCAGCGGCAGCAACACCATAAGCAGGCTTTCTGAGCTGGGTGTAGACGGCGCAACCCTTATTGCAATGAATACCGATGCCCCGCACCTTATAAAGACAAGGGCTGAAAGGAAACTTCTTCTTGGCAAGAAGGCCACTAAAGGGCTTGGGGCAGGAAGTGATATAAAAGTCGGGGAGGAAGCCGCGATTGAAAGCAAAGATGAAATAAGGCACATGCTTGGAGACGCGAACCTTGTACTGGTAACATGCGGCCTTGGAGGCGGCACCGGCACAGGCTCTGTGGCAACTATAACGCATGAGGCGCGTGAGGCAGGCGCCATATCTGTTGCTATAGTAACGCTGCCGTTTTCTAGCGAGGGCAGGACAAGGATGCGGAACGCGCTGGAAGGCTTAAGCAGACTGAAGAAGGTCGCAGATACCGTTATAGTCATACACAATGATAAACTTCTGTCTGTTGCACCGGATCTGCCGCTCAATATGGCTTTCCGCGTGTCTGACGAGATACTGGCTAACGCCACCAAGGGCATAGTAGAGATGGTGACCAAACCGGGAATGGTCAACATAGACTTTGCCGACCTGAAGATGGTGCTCAAGGATTCCGGATACGCAGTAATAGGATCCGGAGAGGGCATGGCCACCAAACTGGTACCCAACAGAGCGCTGGTTGCGCTTGAGAATGCGATAAAGAGTCCGATGTTAGACGTTGCGCTTGACAACGGGAAGAAGGCGCTTATAAACATAGTAGGAGGTGAAAGCCTTACGCTCAGGGAAGCAGAGGCGGTGTTTCAGGAGCTTTCCAGCAGGATAAGCCCGGATGCACTGCTCAAATGGGGCGCAAGGATCGACACCGACATGCAGAAAGACGTCCTTAAGGTAATGATAGTTGTAAGCGGAGTAGATTTCAAGGAGTACAGTGAGAAGAATATTGAGAAGGAGATAAAAGACATGAAGGACTTTGACCTTGATACAGTATTCGGGTGA
- a CDS encoding Ribosomal protein S28e, with translation MMILMAEPNATPQQPQTPASRQFAGFLAEIVEVNRVSKTGMYGEVYSVTCRILEGKDKGRIIRRNSIGPIKIGDIIRLPDTSREAREIKVK, from the coding sequence ATGATGATCTTAATGGCAGAACCGAATGCAACCCCGCAACAGCCGCAAACTCCTGCATCAAGGCAATTTGCAGGCTTCCTGGCCGAAATCGTAGAGGTCAACAGGGTAAGCAAAACCGGTATGTACGGGGAGGTATATTCTGTTACCTGCAGGATACTCGAAGGCAAGGACAAAGGCAGGATAATAAGGAGGAATTCAATAGGCCCGATAAAAATAGGGGACATAATCAGATTGCCCGATACAAGCAGGGAAGCAAGAGAGATAAAGGTAAAGTAA
- a CDS encoding ribosomal protein L7Ae/L30e/S12e/Gadd45 has protein sequence MSKSYVKFEVSKDVMSKTYEALQLARQSGKIKKGVNEATKSIERGAAKLVVMAEDVEPEEVIMHLPQLCEQKKIPFTYVASKKDLGKSIGLSVQCAAVAVEELGGSAHAINDIIAQVTGVSGKPKEQKESKEQKPAEHEHKQEKPQHEHKQEPEAKKEEPKKEKSEEKHEHKAAEQSE, from the coding sequence ATGTCCAAATCCTATGTGAAATTCGAAGTATCGAAAGACGTCATGTCAAAGACGTATGAAGCCCTGCAGTTGGCAAGGCAATCCGGCAAGATAAAGAAGGGAGTCAACGAGGCCACAAAGAGCATAGAGCGCGGCGCTGCCAAACTCGTCGTAATGGCCGAAGACGTAGAGCCGGAGGAAGTGATAATGCACCTGCCGCAGCTGTGCGAGCAGAAGAAGATACCGTTTACGTATGTTGCAAGCAAGAAGGACCTTGGCAAGTCAATAGGGCTGTCGGTCCAGTGCGCAGCAGTAGCCGTTGAAGAGCTTGGCGGATCTGCCCACGCAATAAACGATATAATCGCCCAGGTAACCGGAGTTTCAGGCAAGCCCAAGGAACAGAAGGAATCGAAGGAGCAGAAGCCTGCCGAACATGAGCACAAGCAGGAAAAGCCGCAGCACGAGCACAAGCAGGAACCCGAAGCAAAGAAGGAGGAACCGAAGAAGGAAAAATCAGAGGAAAAGCACGAGCACAAGGCAGCCGAACAAAGCGAATAA
- a CDS encoding translation elongation factor aEF-2 has product MVRKEYVVEEIAKMMKEEDRIRNVAIIAHVHHGKTTLTDSLLARAGLISKAVAGDVLYTNYEAIEKDRRMTIKSADISLGFDYNGKDYIINLIDTPGHVDFGGHVTRSMRAVDGVVLVVDPVEGIMPQTETVLRQALKEKAKPVLFVNKVDRLITELRLTQEQTFERLQKLVNDIDKLIEQYAPEEFLKEWRVSVEKGSVAFGSAAKKWAISLPIMAKYKVTFKDIFALTAEGNEKRLQEVAPIDETTLMMMIDHLPSPKVAQRYRIPQIWHGDLNTEDGQAMLNADTTAKTNIVIFNMTYDQHSGEVAVGRVFSGAVKKGTELNISGKPNPQRVQQVGIYMGPERVLVDEIPAGNIAAIVGLKDLSIGDTLSENIIEPFEQIVHYSKPVVTKAIEAKDSRDTTKLIEALRELSKADPTIVTEINQETGEHLVSGMGELHLEIIETKLKDEFQIPIISSPPIVIYRETITDKAGPIEGKTPNKHSKFYVTVEPLGESVQKAIDEGTIREGKPKGQNAIEAMVAAGMDRQVAKNVEYIYNKCVFADVTHGVQYMNEVMELLIDGFQEAIKDGPLAREKCSGIMVNVVDAVIHEDPVHRGPAQIIPAMRNAIYAGMLTAGVYLLEPKQNFTINIPQEYMSSVITFLQSRRGQVLTIEQEREQMSIIAKMPVAETLKGFSNDLRGLTQGRAIWYTEFAGYERLPQDLQDKIVREIRQRKGQPPEPPTASQFIG; this is encoded by the coding sequence ATGGTTAGGAAAGAGTACGTAGTTGAGGAAATAGCAAAAATGATGAAGGAGGAGGACCGCATCAGAAACGTAGCCATAATTGCGCACGTTCACCACGGTAAAACTACGCTTACAGACTCGCTGCTCGCGAGGGCCGGCCTAATATCCAAGGCGGTTGCGGGGGACGTACTCTACACAAACTACGAAGCGATAGAAAAAGACAGGAGAATGACCATAAAATCTGCAGACATATCGCTGGGTTTCGATTACAACGGAAAGGATTACATAATAAACCTGATAGACACTCCGGGCCACGTCGACTTCGGAGGCCACGTAACGAGGTCAATGAGGGCCGTCGACGGCGTAGTGCTGGTCGTGGACCCCGTCGAGGGCATAATGCCGCAGACCGAGACCGTGCTGCGCCAGGCGCTCAAGGAGAAGGCCAAGCCGGTCCTGTTCGTGAACAAGGTTGACAGGCTGATAACCGAGCTAAGGCTTACCCAGGAGCAAACCTTCGAGAGGCTCCAGAAGCTGGTCAATGACATAGACAAGCTCATAGAGCAGTATGCTCCTGAGGAATTCCTGAAGGAATGGAGGGTCAGCGTAGAAAAAGGCAGCGTCGCGTTCGGATCCGCGGCCAAGAAGTGGGCCATATCGCTTCCGATAATGGCAAAATACAAGGTCACGTTCAAGGACATATTTGCGCTCACGGCAGAAGGCAACGAGAAGCGCCTTCAAGAGGTCGCTCCAATAGATGAAACCACGCTTATGATGATGATAGACCACCTCCCGTCTCCGAAGGTGGCGCAGAGATACAGGATCCCGCAGATATGGCACGGCGATCTAAACACCGAGGACGGCCAGGCAATGCTCAACGCGGACACCACAGCCAAGACCAATATAGTAATATTCAACATGACATACGACCAGCACAGCGGCGAAGTGGCTGTGGGCAGGGTGTTTTCCGGCGCAGTCAAAAAAGGCACTGAGCTCAACATAAGCGGCAAGCCCAATCCGCAGCGCGTGCAGCAGGTCGGCATATATATGGGTCCGGAAAGGGTACTTGTAGACGAAATACCTGCCGGGAACATAGCCGCGATAGTGGGCCTGAAGGACCTAAGCATAGGGGACACCCTAAGCGAAAATATCATAGAGCCATTCGAGCAGATAGTGCACTATTCAAAACCCGTCGTGACCAAGGCCATAGAAGCAAAGGATTCCAGGGACACGACAAAGCTAATAGAGGCCCTCAGGGAGCTTTCTAAAGCAGATCCTACTATAGTTACCGAAATAAATCAGGAAACCGGCGAACACCTTGTGAGTGGAATGGGAGAGCTTCACCTAGAAATAATAGAGACCAAGCTTAAGGACGAATTCCAGATACCGATAATAAGCAGCCCGCCGATAGTGATATACAGGGAAACTATTACCGACAAGGCAGGTCCAATAGAGGGAAAGACTCCGAACAAGCATTCAAAATTCTATGTAACCGTAGAACCGCTGGGCGAGTCTGTGCAGAAAGCCATAGACGAAGGCACCATAAGGGAGGGCAAGCCAAAGGGCCAGAACGCAATAGAGGCGATGGTCGCCGCAGGCATGGACAGGCAGGTCGCCAAAAACGTGGAATACATATACAACAAATGCGTATTTGCAGATGTAACTCATGGCGTTCAGTACATGAACGAGGTTATGGAGCTTCTCATTGACGGATTCCAGGAAGCAATAAAAGACGGCCCGCTCGCAAGGGAAAAGTGCTCGGGAATCATGGTAAACGTCGTAGATGCCGTAATACACGAGGACCCGGTGCACAGGGGACCAGCGCAAATAATCCCCGCAATGAGAAATGCGATATATGCGGGAATGCTAACTGCGGGCGTGTACCTTCTCGAACCAAAGCAAAACTTCACGATAAATATACCCCAAGAATACATGTCATCAGTGATAACCTTCCTACAAAGCAGGAGGGGCCAGGTGCTGACGATAGAGCAGGAGCGCGAGCAGATGTCTATAATAGCCAAGATGCCAGTAGCCGAAACACTCAAAGGGTTCTCAAATGACCTTAGGGGGCTTACGCAGGGCAGGGCCATATGGTACACAGAGTTTGCCGGATACGAGCGCCTGCCGCAGGACCTGCAGGATAAAATAGTCAGAGAAATAAGGCAGAGGAAGGGTCAGCCGCCTGAGCCTCCGACGGCAAGCCAGTTCATCGGCTGA
- a CDS encoding ribosomal protein S7, whose translation MAEAKTENKAEEKAKPAKKSRAAPKRKAPLPSNKFSKKEQQLFDKYSYDVKVEDLSLRNYINLKPLAFPSTFRRTSKKMFSKAGMNIVERLENAMMRGGTGKKIGGHVIRTKGRLQGKKIKVMHVIESAFDSVHRDTKENPLQLLIMALENSAPIEDTTRIRQGGTVSNIPVDISASRRLDIALRNIATASIIGAFGSKKTISEALANELILAAKNDINSYAIKRKNEIERMARSAK comes from the coding sequence ATGGCAGAAGCTAAGACCGAGAACAAAGCTGAAGAGAAGGCGAAGCCCGCAAAGAAATCAAGAGCAGCGCCGAAGCGCAAGGCGCCCTTACCAAGCAACAAGTTCAGCAAGAAGGAGCAGCAGCTCTTCGACAAGTACTCGTACGACGTAAAGGTCGAGGACCTTAGCCTTAGGAACTACATAAATCTAAAGCCGCTTGCATTCCCGTCAACTTTCAGGAGAACCAGCAAGAAGATGTTTTCAAAGGCCGGCATGAACATAGTGGAGCGCCTTGAAAACGCCATGATGCGCGGCGGAACCGGAAAGAAGATAGGCGGCCACGTAATAAGGACCAAGGGAAGGCTGCAAGGCAAGAAGATAAAGGTCATGCACGTTATAGAAAGCGCATTTGATTCTGTGCACAGGGACACAAAGGAGAACCCTCTCCAGCTGCTTATAATGGCGCTTGAAAACAGCGCGCCCATAGAGGACACCACAAGGATAAGGCAGGGCGGCACGGTGTCTAACATACCTGTGGACATAAGCGCCAGCAGAAGGCTAGACATAGCACTAAGGAACATAGCCACGGCATCCATAATAGGTGCATTCGGGAGCAAGAAGACTATAAGCGAGGCGCTAGCCAACGAGCTTATTCTGGCTGCAAAGAACGACATAAACAGCTATGCAATAAAGAGGAAGAACGAGATCGAGCGCATGGCAAGGAGCGCGAAGTAA
- a CDS encoding ribosomal protein S23 (S12), with product MPNGEFAARKLVRSRKHQRMLKKWLKRKKLHLKQKYDPVGTVPRAKGLVLQKFAVEQKQPHSGQIKCVRVQLIKNGKVVGAFVPGDGAVNFIDEHDEVTIEGLGGSQRGQMGCIPGMKYKVVEVNNANMKEIIKGRKEKPKR from the coding sequence ATGCCAAACGGTGAATTCGCAGCAAGGAAGCTTGTAAGGTCAAGGAAGCACCAAAGAATGCTTAAGAAATGGCTCAAGAGGAAAAAGCTCCATCTAAAGCAGAAGTACGATCCGGTAGGGACGGTTCCTCGCGCGAAGGGTCTGGTTCTGCAAAAATTTGCGGTGGAGCAAAAACAGCCGCACTCCGGCCAGATAAAGTGCGTGCGCGTGCAGCTCATAAAGAATGGAAAGGTTGTTGGCGCATTCGTGCCAGGCGACGGCGCCGTAAATTTCATAGACGAGCACGATGAGGTCACCATAGAAGGCCTGGGCGGATCGCAGAGAGGCCAAATGGGGTGCATACCCGGGATGAAGTACAAAGTAGTCGAAGTAAACAACGCAAACATGAAAGAAATCATAAAAGGCAGGAAGGAAAAGCCAAAGAGATAA
- a CDS encoding ribosomal protein L7Ae/L30e/S12e/Gadd45 yields the protein MADLNSDIRLAVDSGKTAIGANEVIRALKTDKAKLVIVAATSSDSSKMDINHLAKLGGVKVITFTGNPIELGAVCGKPYSVSTLAIIEAGNSNILNI from the coding sequence ATGGCAGATTTAAACAGTGATATAAGGCTAGCGGTCGATAGTGGAAAGACCGCAATCGGCGCCAACGAGGTAATAAGGGCCCTGAAGACCGACAAGGCAAAGCTAGTCATAGTTGCCGCAACAAGCTCTGATTCCAGTAAGATGGACATAAACCACCTGGCAAAGCTGGGGGGCGTCAAGGTAATAACCTTTACAGGGAACCCAATAGAGCTCGGTGCAGTGTGCGGCAAACCGTACTCCGTATCAACGCTCGCAATAATAGAAGCCGGAAACTCGAATATATTAAATATTTAA
- a CDS encoding SMC domain protein, with translation MLYVDKVIIHNFKSFRHSVIRFSRGFNCIIGPNGSGKSNIFDSILFGFGESSLKRIRAHATTDLISRGASSKGKANYSYVTIFLGGDKEIKIKRVVFSNGKIKYKLNDRRSSRQEILETLHSYGCYINETNTIAQGEIARISELNHKERRGLIDIAAGIEEFDSKKVAALKELEKVEEKINGAKIQLHERQGFLNELKREKESAEKYIALNSLIKDLNYTILKARENDVENEYSKVVESLYLGKKQLDSLNAEKSKLDEELLELSREKASISNKLNERSIEVNDTNKKIEAIERQMAVLDSKIKNCEDNISGLGASIASLTGEKEKISEQRQLNAAKIKDIEAQISEKSAKLKDEYMSFDLADFEKNTKKYEQNRILMEKLAAESGESSNEISSIKAQISDIEAKIKESFESLGARESEAEAIRSRLKALEKARTESSREAEACKSKISGMRSELESNEKEQNGIDSAIIELREQIATYGGTQAKVSEALQSGLSGKFYGRAYDLCDFDEKYSSAIYASSISRLNYFIVEDMKAASEAISLLKEKAMGRASFIPLKEIRVREIEQDNPSMDPLIKHVRFDPKLKDAFTFIFSNTFIIDRIESAKRLGLGKHRFVTLEGELVEQSGVVTGGQIKAVHNQKKFTQELDAFNKKKLDLRAFYDSTRSAIDSESRKLGEIQVSLLSAESEIKHLSSDLQKSEAEIASQKKGIESQGLQKASLQSRLDKLMHRKADVEARLEDIKKENAILYSAISGMASGKNQDIKKSEMEFQKSLRRDLEKLKIDLASLGKENDMLEKRLDELSSELESKKAESAKQEREKRESSSQLASCVKEKEKLAQEIKTHDTGSSQLYGKMNEIDQKMSKLGFDKGRIAAEFEKASREIAVAETKKAQQETRLADIKSELAGYAEAKTIDGGLQDIEVRLASAKSELERLGNVNMMAPAAYDQKSKDVEEVTNKLIVLENEKSSIMNMISELEDKKVSVFNRTFESVNKYFQQLYSRSMGVYAHLELENPKDIFESGLSIKIAPKDGGAEHSSDQMSGGEKAFALLILIFAILMQNPLQFYIFDEIDASLDKENSKKLSNLIKEMGGSKSQFLVVSHNDSMIAGADTAIGVVKQNNESKVVGIQLVGLQNK, from the coding sequence ATGCTGTATGTTGACAAGGTAATAATACACAACTTCAAGTCTTTCAGGCACTCGGTCATACGTTTCAGCCGCGGCTTCAACTGCATTATAGGGCCCAACGGATCAGGCAAGTCTAACATATTTGATTCAATACTTTTTGGATTTGGTGAAAGCTCGCTCAAGAGGATCCGGGCCCATGCGACTACTGACCTGATAAGCAGGGGCGCATCAAGCAAGGGAAAGGCCAACTACTCCTACGTAACCATATTTCTAGGGGGAGACAAAGAAATCAAGATAAAGCGAGTAGTTTTTTCAAATGGGAAAATAAAGTACAAGCTTAACGACAGAAGGTCCTCCAGGCAGGAAATACTGGAAACCCTGCATTCGTACGGTTGCTATATAAATGAGACCAACACGATAGCCCAAGGGGAAATCGCCAGGATAAGCGAACTTAATCATAAGGAGCGTCGTGGCCTTATAGATATAGCAGCCGGCATAGAAGAATTCGATAGCAAAAAGGTCGCTGCGCTAAAGGAACTCGAAAAGGTGGAAGAAAAAATCAACGGCGCAAAAATACAGCTGCACGAGCGCCAAGGTTTCCTCAACGAGCTGAAAAGGGAGAAAGAAAGTGCAGAAAAATACATAGCGCTAAATTCGCTGATAAAAGACCTCAACTACACAATACTTAAGGCGAGGGAAAACGACGTGGAAAACGAATACAGCAAGGTCGTGGAATCCCTTTACCTCGGAAAAAAGCAACTCGATTCACTCAACGCAGAAAAATCAAAGCTCGATGAAGAGCTCCTTGAACTCTCCCGCGAAAAGGCCTCCATATCAAACAAACTTAACGAAAGGTCTATAGAGGTGAACGATACCAACAAGAAAATAGAGGCAATAGAGCGGCAAATGGCGGTTTTGGACTCCAAAATAAAGAATTGCGAAGACAACATATCAGGTCTGGGCGCTTCGATTGCGTCGCTGACAGGGGAAAAGGAAAAAATATCCGAGCAAAGGCAGCTCAACGCCGCAAAGATAAAGGACATAGAAGCTCAGATATCAGAAAAATCCGCTAAGCTCAAGGACGAATATATGTCGTTTGACCTTGCAGACTTCGAGAAAAATACAAAAAAATATGAGCAGAACCGGATACTGATGGAAAAGCTTGCGGCAGAGTCCGGCGAAAGCTCAAACGAGATCTCTTCAATAAAGGCCCAGATATCTGACATAGAGGCCAAAATCAAGGAGTCGTTCGAATCTCTAGGCGCCAGAGAGTCTGAAGCAGAAGCAATCAGATCAAGACTTAAGGCGCTCGAAAAAGCCCGAACTGAGTCCAGTCGCGAGGCCGAGGCATGCAAATCAAAGATATCAGGCATGAGGTCAGAGCTCGAATCAAACGAAAAGGAACAGAACGGAATAGATTCCGCCATAATCGAACTGCGCGAGCAAATAGCCACATACGGCGGCACACAGGCGAAGGTGTCGGAAGCGCTCCAGTCTGGGCTTTCGGGCAAATTTTACGGCAGGGCCTACGATCTGTGCGATTTCGATGAAAAGTACTCCAGCGCAATATATGCATCTTCCATCTCAAGGCTAAATTATTTCATAGTAGAGGACATGAAGGCGGCGTCAGAGGCAATATCGCTGCTCAAAGAGAAGGCGATGGGCCGTGCATCATTTATACCGCTAAAAGAAATAAGAGTAAGGGAAATAGAGCAGGATAACCCTAGCATGGACCCGCTGATAAAGCACGTGCGGTTTGATCCAAAGCTCAAGGATGCCTTTACCTTCATATTTTCCAACACCTTCATAATAGACAGGATAGAATCCGCTAAAAGACTGGGTCTTGGAAAGCACAGGTTCGTAACCTTGGAAGGCGAGCTCGTAGAACAATCTGGAGTAGTTACCGGAGGGCAGATAAAGGCAGTCCACAACCAGAAAAAATTCACGCAGGAGCTCGACGCTTTCAACAAGAAAAAGCTAGATCTCCGCGCGTTTTACGACTCAACAAGGTCGGCTATCGATTCCGAATCGAGGAAGCTCGGGGAAATCCAGGTAAGCCTTTTGAGTGCAGAATCTGAGATAAAGCACCTGTCTTCAGACCTGCAGAAATCTGAAGCTGAGATAGCAAGCCAAAAGAAGGGCATAGAATCGCAAGGATTGCAGAAAGCCAGCCTGCAATCAAGGCTTGACAAGCTAATGCACAGGAAGGCGGATGTGGAGGCGCGACTCGAGGACATAAAGAAAGAGAATGCCATATTATATTCAGCCATCAGCGGAATGGCGAGCGGGAAAAACCAGGACATTAAGAAGAGCGAGATGGAGTTCCAGAAGTCTTTGCGCAGGGACCTTGAGAAATTAAAAATAGACCTGGCTTCGCTGGGCAAGGAGAACGACATGCTGGAAAAACGCCTGGACGAGCTGAGCTCTGAGCTGGAAAGCAAAAAGGCCGAATCTGCAAAGCAGGAACGCGAAAAGCGGGAGAGTTCTTCGCAGCTCGCCTCTTGCGTCAAAGAAAAGGAAAAGCTCGCGCAGGAAATAAAAACACACGACACCGGTTCAAGCCAGCTCTACGGCAAGATGAACGAGATAGATCAGAAAATGTCTAAGCTAGGCTTTGACAAAGGAAGGATAGCCGCAGAGTTTGAAAAGGCATCAAGGGAGATCGCCGTCGCGGAGACGAAGAAGGCCCAGCAAGAAACAAGGCTTGCAGATATAAAGTCCGAACTTGCGGGATACGCGGAAGCGAAAACCATAGACGGGGGCTTGCAGGACATAGAAGTCCGCCTTGCCTCGGCAAAAAGCGAGCTTGAAAGGCTCGGCAATGTTAACATGATGGCGCCGGCCGCCTATGATCAGAAGTCTAAGGATGTGGAGGAAGTGACAAACAAGCTGATTGTTCTCGAGAATGAGAAAAGCTCAATAATGAACATGATAAGCGAGCTGGAGGACAAGAAGGTAAGCGTATTCAACCGCACGTTCGAAAGCGTTAACAAATACTTCCAGCAGCTTTACAGCCGCTCAATGGGCGTTTACGCTCATCTGGAGCTGGAAAACCCGAAAGACATATTCGAATCCGGCCTTTCAATAAAGATTGCGCCGAAGGATGGCGGCGCAGAGCACAGCTCCGACCAGATGTCCGGAGGGGAAAAGGCATTCGCGCTTCTTATACTGATATTTGCAATACTCATGCAGAACCCGCTGCAGTTCTACATATTCGACGAAATAGACGCGTCACTGGACAAGGAAAACTCTAAGAAGCTGTCGAACCTGATAAAGGAAATGGGCGGCTCAAAATCACAGTTTTTGGTAGTGAGCCACAACGACTCCATGATCGCTGGAGCAGACACCGCCATAGGCGTGGTCAAGCAGAATAACGAGTCCAAGGTAGTTGGAATACAGCTTGTAGGCCTGCAGAACAAGTAA